Proteins found in one Strigops habroptila isolate Jane chromosome W, bStrHab1.2.pri, whole genome shotgun sequence genomic segment:
- the LOC115619092 gene encoding programmed cell death protein 5-like, with translation MADEELEAFRQQRLVELQAKHGDPSGDSSQQEAKQREAEIRNTILAQVLDQAARARCKYPSNFLIKNSHLVCSSAQLFSLISKPVSVAVSNLALVKPDKTKAVENYLIQMARFGQLPGKVSEQGLIEILEKVSQQTAKKTTVKFNRRKVLDSDEEDDY, from the exons ATGGCGGACGAGGAGCTGGAGGCGTTCCGGCAGCAGCGGCTGGTCGAGTTGCAGGCCAAGCATGGG GATCCTTCTGGTGATTCATCACAACAGGAAGCAAAACAGAG GGAAGCAGAGATAAGAAATACTATTTTAGCTCAAGTTCTTGATCAAGCAGCTCGTGCAAGATGTAAGTATCCAAGTaactttctaattaaaaattCCCATCTAGTGTGCTCCAGTGCACAGCTTTTTAGCTTGATATCAA AACCTGTTTCTGTTGCAGTAAGCAATTTAGCACTTGTGAAAccagacaaaacaaaagcagtggaGAATTATCTTATACAGATGGCAAGATTTGGACAGTTACCTGGAAAA GTATCGGAACAAGGTTTGatagaaatacttgaaaaagttagtcagcaaacagcaaagaaaacaacagtaaaG ttCAACAGAAGGAAAGTATTGGACTCCGATGAAGAGGATGACTATTGA
- the LOC115619066 gene encoding LOW QUALITY PROTEIN: regulator of G-protein signaling 9-binding protein-like (The sequence of the model RefSeq protein was modified relative to this genomic sequence to represent the inferred CDS: substituted 1 base at 1 genomic stop codon), with translation MVKEECKALLDELNEVTACYRHMVLIIGGTXDSQNLREELKKTLQKAQELAVANRNKLTAVLKEKTVSKEDKAELERLWVIFSACLEILEIDMRRALELGHEFPLNVPKKHLIQTGMSGGTSGVAARAMSIQNMKYEAEHNIDVVDLKDLENEINQVGEMMYEMEMKVSVPQWTVEAKRDPGAELKSTISMGASSIGMISMEENKSFCNISKVLAGIIFSAVLIIAIVLAVCVVKLS, from the coding sequence ATGGTGAAGGAGGAGTGCAAAGCGCTGCTGGACGAGCTCAACGAGGTGACCGCCTGCTACCGGCACATGGTGCTGATCATTGGCGGCACCTAGGACTCCCAGAACCTGCGTGAAGAACTCAAAAAGACCCTGCAGAAAGCCCAGGAGCTAGCGGTGGCCAACAGGAACAAGCTCACCGCAgtcctgaaggaaaaaaccgTGAGTAAGGAAGATAAAGCTGAGTTGGAGAGGCTATGGGTGATTTTCTCTGCGTGCCTAGAGATCCTGGAGATCGACATGAGGAGAGCCCTGGAGCTGGGCCACGAGTTCCCACTGAATGTCCCCAAAAAGCACCTAATCCAGACAGGCATGAGTGGGGGAACATCTGGCGTGGCTGCCAGGGCAATGAGCATCCAGAACATGAAATATGAAGCTGAGCACAATATAGACGTGGTGGATTTGAAAGACCTTGAGAATGAGATCAACCAGGTAGGAGAGATGATGTACGAGATGGAAATGAAGGTCAGTGTCCCCCAGTGGACAGTAGAGGCTAAGCGAGACCCGGGGGCTGAACTAAAATCCACTATCAGCATGGGTGCGTCTTCTATTGGCATGATCTCcatggaggaaaataaatccttctgCAATATCAGCAAGGTTCTAGCTGGGATTATTTTCTCTGCGGTGCTCATTATCGCTATTGTCTTGGCTGTGTGTGTGGTGAAACTCTCTTAG